One part of the Arthrobacter sp. EM1 genome encodes these proteins:
- a CDS encoding metallophosphoesterase, with product MTAQNQLTGRARRIGRGLAVSAATGAATGAVAAGYGLWEKNQFVVREETLPILPAGYGPIRVLHLSDIHFVPGQHRKAAWLSSLAGLEPDLVVNTGDNLSHVNAVDPLLDSLRPLLKFPGVFVPGSNDYFAPRLKNPASYFLGPSSSPKGPTKLDWPRLRSGFGMGGWLDLTNRCQSLVVKGLRLDFSGVDDPHLGLERYAGWPRGTRGQDAKPHLRVAVIHAPYQRVLDHFTEDGADLLLAGHTHGGQICLPGFGALVVNCDLPTWRAKGLHDWNSKGRTTPVNVSGGIGTSRFAPVRIACKPEAVLLTLTAQP from the coding sequence GACGCATCGGACGCGGCCTGGCCGTGTCCGCCGCGACCGGAGCCGCCACCGGCGCCGTCGCCGCCGGGTACGGGCTCTGGGAAAAGAACCAGTTTGTTGTGCGCGAAGAGACCCTGCCGATCCTCCCGGCCGGGTACGGTCCCATCCGTGTGCTGCACCTGAGCGATATCCACTTTGTCCCCGGACAGCACCGCAAGGCAGCGTGGCTGTCCTCGCTGGCCGGCCTGGAACCGGACCTGGTGGTGAACACCGGCGACAACCTCAGCCACGTCAACGCGGTGGACCCGCTTTTGGACTCGCTGCGTCCGCTGCTGAAGTTTCCCGGAGTCTTCGTCCCGGGGTCCAATGATTACTTCGCCCCGCGGCTGAAGAACCCGGCGTCGTATTTCCTGGGACCCTCCTCGAGCCCCAAGGGGCCGACCAAACTGGATTGGCCACGGCTGCGTTCGGGCTTTGGGATGGGCGGCTGGCTGGACTTGACCAACCGCTGCCAGTCCCTGGTGGTCAAAGGCTTGCGTCTTGACTTCTCCGGCGTCGACGATCCGCACCTGGGCCTTGAACGGTACGCCGGCTGGCCCCGCGGCACTAGGGGCCAGGATGCCAAACCGCACCTCCGGGTCGCGGTCATCCACGCCCCATACCAGCGCGTCCTGGACCACTTCACCGAGGACGGCGCCGATCTCCTGCTGGCCGGGCATACCCATGGCGGCCAGATCTGCCTGCCGGGGTTCGGTGCCCTCGTCGTCAACTGCGACCTCCCGACCTGGCGCGCCAAGGGCCTGCATGACTGGAACAGCAAGGGACGCACGACGCCGGTAAACGTCTCCGGCGGTATCGGCACCTCGCGCTTTGCCCCGGTCCGGATCGCCTGCAAGCCTGAAGCCGTGTTGCTGACGCTTACTGCGCAGCCCTGA
- a CDS encoding ABC transporter ATP-binding protein, with protein sequence MAQQTSFFSSISRLYPHVQPIIPRLALGLLSALLASLVALAIPQVLRVLINQSLRPGGSADAVWIASLVILGLGIAEAGLVALRRQFVINPATTVETRMRVSLYDHLQDLTVSFHERWGSGQLLSRAMTDLNFLRRWMAFGAIMLVVTTLTVVIGVVVMFTMSWQLALIFLAAAVPLMINGFRFRTRFSKVARRSADQAGDLATTVEESVHGIRVLKAFGRSREALENFNEQAEGLRQTEIVKAKHLATFSLVVTLLPELALGAGLVAGLMLASTGALSIGALVAFFATAAVIATPVEFSGLLLAMALTAKTAVDRHFEVMDSVNTITSPEHPRRPEALTGALRFNSAGFAYEDAPDKPILRNINLDIRPGETMALVGITGSGKSALLQLVPRLHDVTAGSITIDGVDLREFSVEELRTVVAVAFEDTTLFSSSVRDNVMLGAPENHTAERREEALAEALDVAQAHFVYSLPDGLDTLIGEEGLSLSGGQRQRLALARAIAAGPKVLVLDDPLSALDVNTEERVETRLREVLADTTTLIVAHRPSTVALADRVALLEDGGIAAVGTHTELLAANRHYRHVIASLDPEPRDLDSDLVDSDLTSLNEEEVSR encoded by the coding sequence ATGGCCCAGCAGACCTCATTTTTCTCCTCCATCAGCCGCCTTTACCCCCACGTTCAGCCGATTATTCCGCGGCTGGCCCTGGGCCTGCTTTCCGCCTTGCTGGCAAGCCTGGTGGCTCTGGCCATCCCCCAGGTGCTGCGGGTGCTGATCAACCAGTCCCTCCGGCCCGGCGGGAGTGCGGACGCAGTCTGGATCGCTTCCCTCGTTATTCTGGGCCTGGGCATAGCTGAAGCCGGCCTGGTAGCCCTGCGGCGGCAATTCGTGATCAACCCGGCCACCACTGTTGAGACCCGAATGCGGGTGTCCCTCTACGACCATCTGCAGGATCTGACAGTTTCCTTCCACGAACGCTGGGGCTCCGGTCAGCTGCTCTCCCGCGCCATGACGGACCTGAACTTCCTGCGCCGTTGGATGGCCTTCGGCGCCATTATGCTCGTGGTCACCACCCTGACGGTGGTGATCGGCGTTGTGGTGATGTTCACGATGAGCTGGCAGCTGGCCCTGATTTTCCTCGCCGCCGCAGTGCCGCTTATGATCAACGGTTTCCGTTTCCGCACCCGCTTCAGCAAGGTGGCGCGCCGCAGCGCGGACCAGGCCGGCGACCTCGCCACCACTGTCGAGGAATCGGTCCACGGGATCCGGGTGCTCAAGGCATTCGGCCGCAGCCGCGAGGCGTTGGAGAATTTCAACGAGCAGGCCGAAGGCCTCCGCCAGACGGAGATAGTTAAGGCCAAGCACCTGGCTACCTTCAGCCTGGTGGTCACCCTGCTGCCCGAGCTCGCCCTCGGCGCCGGCCTCGTCGCCGGTCTTATGCTCGCCTCCACCGGCGCGCTGAGCATCGGCGCCCTGGTGGCGTTCTTCGCCACCGCTGCCGTCATCGCCACTCCGGTGGAGTTCAGCGGCTTGCTTCTGGCCATGGCCCTGACCGCCAAGACGGCCGTGGACCGGCACTTTGAGGTGATGGACTCGGTGAACACCATCACCAGTCCCGAACATCCCCGCCGCCCCGAGGCCCTGACCGGCGCCCTGCGCTTCAACAGCGCCGGGTTCGCCTATGAGGACGCCCCGGACAAACCGATCCTCCGGAACATCAATCTTGACATCAGGCCCGGCGAAACGATGGCACTGGTGGGGATCACGGGCAGCGGCAAAAGCGCCTTGCTCCAGCTGGTGCCCCGGCTGCACGACGTCACCGCCGGTTCCATCACCATCGACGGGGTCGATCTGCGCGAATTCAGCGTCGAGGAGCTACGCACGGTTGTCGCCGTCGCCTTCGAGGACACCACCTTGTTCTCCAGCTCGGTCCGTGACAACGTGATGCTCGGCGCACCGGAAAACCACACGGCCGAGCGCCGCGAGGAGGCCCTCGCGGAGGCCCTCGACGTCGCCCAGGCCCACTTCGTATACTCGCTGCCGGACGGGCTCGACACCCTGATCGGCGAGGAGGGGCTCAGCCTCTCCGGCGGCCAGCGGCAGCGGCTCGCCCTGGCCCGCGCCATCGCTGCCGGGCCAAAGGTCCTGGTCCTGGACGACCCGCTCTCTGCCCTTGACGTCAACACCGAGGAACGAGTCGAGACCCGGTTGCGCGAGGTGCTCGCCGACACCACCACCCTGATCGTGGCCCACCGGCCGTCCACCGTGGCGCTGGCGGACCGGGTGGCGCTGCTGGAGGACGGCGGGATCGCCGCCGTCGGAACCCACACCGAACTGCTCGCGGCGAACCGCCACTACCGGCATGTGATCGCCAGCCTCGACCCGGAGCCCCGGGACCTGGACTCCGATCTGGTGGACTCGGACCTGACAAGCCTCAACGAAGAGGAGGTTTCCCGATGA
- a CDS encoding ABC transporter ATP-binding protein: protein MSSTTFGTANEDNAHLSRTESKTVRRRSLVLLGSLIRPVRRRFWLTIAAVVLSQAARVAGPALIAFGIDGALPALTAGDNLPLLFTGAAYLAAAVATAGLTAVYVTSTARLSQAMLLDLRVRVFRHTQRLSLEFHEKYTSGRIIARQTSDLEALRELLDSGISSLSSGILFMLFTAVTVFALDWRSGLLILAAGLPMFLLARWYQKHSQIAFRESRAVSARLIVHFVETMTGIRAVKAFRKERDNAARYAELSEDYRQVTVRSINLSGIFQPGLVLIGNVCVAVVLLLGGFRVLGGDLAVGVLLALILSTKRFFQPVDQMAMFYNSFQSAQAALEKVSGLLEEVPTVRPPKNPVALHRAKGTIDFNGAEFRYGTGPLIIPTLDLHIPAGQTVALVGQTGAGKSTLAKLIARFYDVSAGSLTLDGVDLRELTTADLRRNVVMVTQEAFLFSGSVADNIALGRPTASRDEIEAAARAVGAHDFILALPEGYDTDVNKRGGRVSAGQRQLISFARAFLARPAVLILDEATSSLDIPSERLVQAGLAGLLQGAGTDSGRTALIIAHRLSTVETADRVLVVQDGRVVEDGTPAELIGGGGRFARLHGAWKDSLV from the coding sequence ATGAGCAGCACAACTTTCGGCACCGCGAACGAGGACAACGCGCACCTGTCCAGGACCGAGAGCAAGACGGTGCGCCGCCGGTCCCTGGTCCTGCTTGGTTCGCTGATCCGCCCGGTCCGACGGCGGTTCTGGCTGACCATTGCCGCCGTGGTGCTGTCCCAGGCCGCACGGGTCGCCGGGCCGGCGCTGATCGCATTCGGCATCGACGGAGCCCTGCCGGCCCTGACTGCGGGCGACAACCTTCCGCTCCTGTTCACCGGCGCAGCCTACCTCGCAGCCGCCGTTGCGACGGCGGGCCTCACCGCCGTGTACGTGACCTCGACCGCACGGCTGAGCCAGGCGATGTTGCTCGACCTCCGGGTCCGGGTCTTCCGGCACACCCAGCGGCTCAGCCTCGAATTCCACGAAAAGTACACCTCGGGGCGCATCATCGCCCGCCAGACCTCGGACCTTGAGGCGCTGCGCGAACTCCTGGATTCCGGAATCAGCTCCCTGTCCTCGGGGATCCTGTTTATGCTCTTCACCGCGGTGACGGTGTTCGCCCTCGACTGGCGCAGCGGCCTGCTGATTCTGGCCGCAGGGCTGCCGATGTTCTTGCTGGCCCGCTGGTACCAGAAACACTCTCAGATCGCATTCCGTGAATCCCGCGCCGTCTCGGCCCGCCTGATTGTCCATTTTGTCGAAACCATGACCGGAATCCGGGCGGTCAAGGCCTTTCGGAAGGAACGCGACAACGCCGCACGGTATGCCGAACTCTCCGAGGACTACCGCCAGGTCACGGTCCGGTCCATCAATCTCAGCGGCATCTTCCAGCCCGGCCTGGTGCTGATCGGCAATGTCTGCGTCGCCGTCGTCCTGCTGCTCGGCGGTTTCCGGGTGCTCGGCGGAGACCTTGCCGTCGGTGTGCTGCTGGCCCTGATCCTGTCCACTAAACGCTTCTTCCAGCCGGTGGACCAGATGGCCATGTTCTACAACTCCTTCCAGAGCGCCCAGGCGGCGCTGGAGAAGGTCTCCGGGCTGCTCGAGGAGGTCCCCACCGTCCGGCCGCCCAAAAACCCGGTGGCCCTGCACCGGGCCAAGGGCACCATCGACTTCAACGGCGCCGAGTTCCGCTACGGCACCGGGCCCCTCATCATTCCCACCCTGGATCTGCATATTCCTGCCGGCCAGACGGTGGCCCTGGTGGGCCAAACCGGTGCCGGAAAATCCACCCTTGCTAAGCTGATCGCCCGCTTCTACGACGTCTCCGCGGGCTCCCTGACGCTAGACGGCGTGGATCTGCGGGAGCTGACGACGGCGGACCTGCGGCGCAACGTCGTGATGGTCACCCAGGAGGCGTTCCTGTTCAGCGGCTCCGTGGCGGACAATATCGCCCTGGGGCGTCCCACGGCCTCCCGGGATGAGATCGAAGCCGCCGCCAGGGCGGTAGGCGCGCACGATTTCATCCTGGCGCTTCCGGAAGGCTACGACACGGACGTCAACAAACGCGGCGGCCGGGTTTCGGCCGGTCAGCGCCAACTGATCAGCTTCGCCCGGGCGTTCCTGGCCCGCCCTGCCGTGCTGATCCTGGACGAGGCCACGTCTTCGCTGGACATCCCCTCCGAACGCCTCGTGCAGGCCGGCCTCGCGGGTCTGCTGCAGGGGGCCGGGACGGACTCCGGCCGGACCGCCCTTATCATCGCGCACCGCCTGTCCACGGTGGAAACCGCCGACCGGGTGCTGGTGGTCCAGGACGGGCGGGTAGTCGAGGACGGCACCCCGGCGGAGCTAATCGGCGGCGGCGGACGCTTTGCCCGGCTCCACGGTGCCTGGAAGGATTCGCTGGTCTAG
- a CDS encoding helix-turn-helix transcriptional regulator has product MGNGFGEKLRAERLERGLTQAELGRNLYSPSYISLLETGRREPTADVIEELARRLELAPKALEAWSQPVSVSDAEYVLSGLYARQAWDLRDYPLAATHAAAAAQIALEAKNTSAWWNMTYMQAECLIKQGQWQECTDIVQRLLDHPMAAESAGLGVRARQMLAAASQGQGQLAAAVGHAQEAVRLCAQLPKGSTLIIGALRALIGALAESGRLDEAWEYCRAMNGQMDDHSMTQLAGEVAWVIGNVAFMRHDYTEGIRHHERASRLLSPANDIDLWARFNKASAAVRLSSGIVEPETLSSIERAELALSIVGGNKTDELEVAFIRARWLYLTGDIVAAVRKLRDIHADKDALAKHTAGEVSLLLGKALKAAAEAEEALVYLEEAQKEFSAAGASDRVQQAMDAVLEIRLAQRRAQAAALAGTQHRAPAEA; this is encoded by the coding sequence GTGGGGAACGGATTCGGTGAGAAGCTCCGAGCGGAACGGCTCGAGCGTGGCCTGACGCAGGCGGAACTGGGCCGCAATCTGTACTCTCCCAGCTATATCTCCCTCTTGGAGACCGGCCGCCGCGAACCGACCGCGGACGTGATCGAGGAACTCGCCCGGCGGCTGGAACTGGCACCTAAGGCGCTGGAAGCCTGGAGCCAGCCCGTATCCGTCAGCGACGCCGAATACGTGCTCTCCGGACTGTACGCCCGCCAGGCCTGGGACCTGCGGGATTATCCGCTGGCGGCCACCCATGCAGCCGCCGCAGCCCAGATCGCCCTGGAAGCCAAAAACACCAGCGCCTGGTGGAACATGACCTATATGCAGGCCGAATGCTTGATCAAACAGGGTCAGTGGCAGGAGTGCACGGACATCGTCCAGCGCCTGCTGGATCACCCGATGGCCGCCGAGTCGGCAGGCCTGGGCGTGCGGGCAAGGCAGATGCTCGCCGCAGCCTCACAGGGTCAAGGGCAGCTGGCTGCCGCCGTCGGACACGCCCAGGAAGCGGTGCGGCTCTGCGCACAGCTGCCCAAGGGCTCGACCCTGATCATCGGCGCGCTGCGCGCCCTCATCGGTGCGCTGGCCGAGAGCGGGCGGCTGGACGAGGCCTGGGAATACTGCCGGGCCATGAACGGGCAGATGGATGACCACTCCATGACCCAACTGGCCGGCGAAGTAGCCTGGGTGATCGGCAACGTGGCATTTATGCGCCATGACTACACCGAGGGCATCAGGCACCACGAACGTGCCTCCCGGTTGCTCTCCCCCGCCAACGACATCGACCTCTGGGCGCGGTTTAACAAAGCTTCCGCGGCCGTCCGGCTGTCCTCCGGCATTGTCGAGCCGGAAACCCTGAGCTCGATCGAGCGCGCCGAGCTGGCGCTCTCAATTGTGGGCGGCAACAAAACTGACGAACTTGAAGTCGCTTTTATCCGGGCCCGCTGGCTCTACCTGACCGGGGACATCGTGGCCGCAGTCCGGAAACTGCGCGACATCCACGCCGACAAGGACGCGCTCGCTAAGCACACCGCGGGCGAGGTCTCGCTGCTGCTCGGCAAAGCGCTCAAGGCCGCGGCCGAAGCCGAGGAAGCACTGGTCTACCTCGAGGAAGCCCAGAAGGAGTTCAGCGCCGCCGGCGCCTCGGACCGGGTCCAGCAGGCGATGGACGCCGTGCTGGAAATCCGGCTGGCCCAGCGCCGCGCTCAGGCCGCTGCCTTGGCCGGGACCCAGCACCGCGCGCCCGCGGAGGCCTAG
- a CDS encoding phosphoribosylaminoimidazolesuccinocarboxamide synthase: MSTSESGVPEAAEPAPSAPGGGLDTAAVDLPGWKHIYSGKVRDLYVPADGSITERIGQDCVLVVASDRISAYDHVLASEIPDKGRILTQLSLWWFEQLGVEHHVLASTVEAGVPAAVEGRAMICKKLQMFPVECIARGYLTGSGLEEYRRSRTVCSIPLPEGLVDGSRLEEAIFTPSAKAEVGEHDENITYDAVVETVGADAASSLRELTLAIYTKAEAIARQRGIVLADTKVEFGVDTSSGVVTLGDEVLTPDSSRFWDAATYQPGQAQPSYDKQYVRDWLTSSESGWDRSSDAPPPPLPADVVVRTRGRYVEAYEKLTGRTFA; this comes from the coding sequence ATGAGCACCTCCGAATCCGGCGTGCCGGAAGCCGCCGAACCCGCGCCGTCCGCCCCGGGCGGCGGCCTGGACACCGCCGCGGTGGATCTTCCCGGCTGGAAGCACATCTACTCGGGGAAGGTCCGCGACCTCTACGTTCCGGCGGACGGGTCCATCACGGAGCGCATCGGCCAGGACTGCGTGCTGGTCGTCGCCAGCGACCGCATCAGCGCCTACGATCACGTCCTTGCCAGCGAGATCCCGGATAAGGGCCGCATTTTGACCCAGCTGAGCCTGTGGTGGTTCGAGCAGCTCGGCGTGGAGCACCATGTGCTCGCGTCAACTGTCGAGGCCGGGGTGCCGGCCGCCGTGGAGGGCCGCGCGATGATCTGTAAAAAACTGCAGATGTTCCCGGTCGAATGCATCGCCCGCGGTTACCTCACCGGCTCGGGACTCGAGGAATACCGGCGGTCCCGCACGGTGTGCAGCATTCCCCTGCCCGAGGGGCTGGTGGACGGATCCCGGCTCGAGGAGGCTATCTTCACCCCCTCAGCGAAGGCCGAGGTCGGGGAGCATGATGAGAACATCACCTACGACGCCGTTGTGGAAACCGTGGGCGCCGACGCCGCCTCCTCGCTGCGCGAGCTGACGCTGGCGATCTACACAAAGGCCGAGGCAATTGCCCGTCAGCGCGGCATCGTCCTCGCCGACACCAAGGTGGAATTCGGCGTCGACACGAGTTCCGGCGTCGTCACCCTCGGCGATGAGGTGCTCACCCCGGATTCCTCACGGTTCTGGGATGCCGCCACCTACCAGCCCGGCCAAGCCCAGCCGTCCTATGACAAGCAGTACGTCCGTGACTGGCTGACCTCGTCGGAATCCGGTTGGGACCGCTCCTCGGACGCACCGCCGCCGCCGCTGCCCGCGGACGTTGTGGTCCGGACCCGTGGCCGCTACGTCGAGGCCTACGAAAAGCTCACCGGCCGGACGTTCGCCTAG
- the purD gene encoding phosphoribosylamine--glycine ligase: protein MKVLVIGPGGREHAIVRSLLADPVVSEVHAAPGNAGISKLVPTYTIDASDPAAVAALAARLTVDLVVVGPEAPLAAGVADAVRAAGIPVFGPGKDAAQLEASKAFAKEVMAEAGVPTAMARVASNAGEAADALDIFGAPYVVKDDGLAAGKGVVVTSNREEALAHAQSCFDAGGTVVIEEFLDGPEVSVFVLCDGVNTVALSPAQDFKRIFDNDEGPNTGGMGAYTPLEWAPEGLVQEVLDRVAQPTVNQMAHRGTPFVGVLFVGLALTSRGTRVIEFNVRFGDPETQAVLARLKTPLGGLLMAAAKGELDKVQPLRWSKETAVAVVVAAENYPNEPRTGDRIRGLKKVESIEGVHVIHAGTRLDDEGKVVSAGGRVLAVVALGADLVEARERAYDGVELVQLEGSQFRTDIGGKAARGEISVQNRGTSAAQKAKA from the coding sequence GTGAAGGTACTTGTCATCGGCCCCGGCGGCCGCGAACACGCCATTGTCCGATCCTTGCTTGCCGACCCTGTTGTGTCCGAGGTCCACGCGGCCCCGGGCAACGCCGGCATCAGCAAGCTGGTCCCCACCTACACCATTGACGCGAGTGATCCCGCCGCCGTCGCGGCGCTGGCCGCCAGGCTCACAGTGGATCTGGTGGTGGTCGGCCCCGAGGCGCCTCTTGCCGCCGGAGTCGCCGATGCCGTCCGTGCCGCGGGCATCCCCGTCTTCGGTCCCGGCAAAGACGCAGCCCAGCTCGAGGCCTCCAAAGCCTTTGCCAAGGAAGTGATGGCCGAGGCGGGCGTCCCCACCGCCATGGCCCGGGTGGCGTCCAACGCCGGTGAAGCCGCGGACGCCCTCGATATCTTTGGCGCCCCCTACGTTGTTAAGGATGATGGACTCGCCGCGGGAAAGGGTGTTGTTGTCACCAGCAACCGGGAGGAGGCCCTCGCCCACGCGCAGAGCTGCTTCGATGCCGGCGGCACCGTTGTGATCGAGGAGTTCCTCGACGGCCCGGAGGTGTCCGTCTTTGTCCTCTGCGACGGCGTGAACACCGTGGCGCTGTCCCCGGCACAGGATTTCAAACGGATCTTCGACAACGACGAAGGACCCAACACCGGCGGAATGGGCGCCTATACCCCGCTGGAATGGGCGCCGGAAGGCCTCGTCCAGGAAGTCCTGGACCGCGTTGCCCAGCCTACGGTCAACCAGATGGCGCACCGCGGCACCCCGTTCGTCGGCGTGCTGTTTGTCGGCCTGGCCCTGACCTCCCGCGGTACCCGCGTGATCGAATTCAACGTACGCTTCGGCGATCCGGAGACCCAGGCCGTCCTGGCCCGCCTCAAGACGCCCCTGGGCGGGCTGCTGATGGCGGCCGCCAAGGGCGAATTGGATAAGGTCCAGCCGCTGCGCTGGTCCAAGGAAACCGCAGTCGCCGTCGTCGTCGCTGCCGAAAACTACCCGAACGAGCCGCGCACCGGCGACCGGATCCGGGGGCTCAAAAAAGTCGAGTCGATCGAGGGTGTCCACGTGATCCACGCCGGCACCCGGCTTGACGACGAAGGCAAAGTTGTGTCCGCCGGCGGGCGGGTGCTGGCAGTAGTAGCTCTCGGCGCGGACCTGGTGGAGGCGCGGGAACGCGCGTACGACGGCGTCGAACTGGTCCAGCTGGAGGGCAGCCAGTTCCGCACGGATATCGGCGGCAAAGCGGCCCGCGGTGAGATTAGCGTTCAGAACCGCGGAACCTCCGCAGCCCAGAAAGCGAAGGCTTGA